The Flavobacterium sp. IMCC34852 genome contains the following window.
GGGTGTTAAAATGCACTCGGTCTGCCACCTCAATCGATACCTCTGCCGAAAAAGGAATGTTGGTTACCGTTGAAGACTTGGTATTGATTTTATTGATTTTGCCACCAAACCATATTACGATATCTTCATTATTAGGCATCCAATTGAAGTTAGGATACACGCCAAATAAGGCCCAAGCGGTTTGTTGGTCTTTGTCGAGTTTGTCAAACACCGGCCATTCTTCACCGGTTTCTAAATCGTGTAAGTACAAAACGGTACTGGTTCCGATTCGCTTAATGAAAGCCAATAGCTTACCGTCAGGCGACACTTGCGGACGCGCTGCACCGCCCGGACCACCGGTGATGGTTTCTAATTTTCCGGTTTCGAATTCGTAGCGCTTGATGACATAAATTTCGTTATGCGGATCTTTATTATATTGAAAGTAACCACCCGGATACATGTCTTCGCTAAAGTACAAATACTTACCATCTCTAGAAATATTGGGCTCGTTAACGTCTTGTTGGTCGTTTTTGCGTTTGGTAAGTTGTACACCGCTACCGCCACTGATGTGATATTGCCACATTTCTCCGGCACCGGCAGAACGTTGAGAGGTAAAGTTTTTTCTGCCCACGATATAATTTCCGTCGGGCATCCAAGCCGGATTGCTCATTAGGCGAAAATCTTCTTTCGAAACCTGTTTGGCATTGGTCCCATCGGCATTCATTACCCAAAGGTTATCACCGCCACCGGCATCACTGGTAAAGGCAATTTTCTTCCCATCGGCACTAAAACGGGGTTGTATTTCAAACGGAATTCCGGAACGCAACACTTTGGCTTTGCCACCGGCAATCGGCATACTGTAAATATCGCCCAACATATCAAAAACGATAGTTGTACCATCCGGACTAACATCAAGGTTCATCCAAGTACCTTCGGTAGTCGTGAAGTTTTGGGTTTTGTAGTTGAAACTGTCACCGGGTTTGGCAACATCCCATTTTGGGGTTTCCGTTTTTTCTTGAGCGTTAGCAAAGGTAAAAGTCAACGCAATCAGTGAAAGAGTTATTTTTTTGAATATCATAAGTTGAAGTGTGTTTGTCAAAAGTGGGACTAGGGAAGAAGGATAAGGGAAAAGTTTCTTTCTTTTCCCTTTAGACTTATCCCTTATTAAGTTTACTGTTCTTATATCCGTAAATAAAGTAGAAGAATAACCCAATAACCAACCAAATCCCAAACCACTGCCAGTTAGAAACCGCCATTCCGGTTAGTAAATAACAGCAAGAGATGAGTCCGAGTAATGGTATGAGCGATAAGTTTTTAAGGAAAGCCAATACCGCCATTACAATACATAGTATTATAAACACTACCATTGGCGCATTCTCAGCAAAAAAGTTATCGGAATAGCTAAAAGTATTCGGGAAGAAAGTCGGTAAAAAGTATTGTACCGCACCAAAAGCACCCAAACAAATTAAAGGGAAAATGTACTTCGAATTGATATACGGAATTCGGAATTTACCTTTAGTCGCGCGTTCGGCCAATTCGGCTTCGCTTTGTGGAGACAACATTAATACACCGCCACAAACCAATACGAAGGCAAACAAAGTTCCGATGCTCGTAAAGTCGAGGACAAAGTTTTCATCCGTAAAGAAAATCGGAATCCCCACAACCAATCCGGTTACTATGGTTGCGAATCCGGGTGTTTTGTGTTTAGGATGTATTTCGGCAAATTTCTTGGGCATTAATCCGTCACGACTCATGGTCATCCAAATTCGAGGTTGTCCCATTTGGAAAACTAACATTACACTAGTCATAGCCACTACAGCCGCAATCGAAACAATGAACAACATCCATTTTACGCCTTTTAGCGCAAAGATTTCAGCCAATGGATCGCTTACACCGAGTAAGTCGTATTTTACCATACCGGTTAAAACCAAAGCTAAAATGATATAAACAATTGTACAAATTACCAACGAATAAATCATCCCGCGTGGTAAATCGCGTTGTGGGTTTTTGCTTTCTTCGGCTAAAGTCGATACAGCATCAAAACCAATATAAGCAAAGAACACAGCCGAAACACCGGCCATTACACCGCCAAAACCATTCGGCATAAACGGCGTCCAATTGTCGATATCCACATACATGGCGCCAACAATAATGACCAAAAGAATGATGGCTAATTTGATGTACACCATGGCATTACTGAAGTTTTTAGATTCTTTGGTGCCTTTGTAAACCAAATAGGTTATCAGCACATTAATCACTACTGCGGGTAAATCAAAAATGATTCTCAGTCCGCCAAGCGTTGGAGCCGTATTCCAAGCGGTTAAGCCTTCTCCGGGTTTGTTGGCCAGCAAAGCATCTTGGGCCGATTTGTAGTTTATGGTCAGCCATTCGGGTAAATGCAAATGGAAGCTTTCGAGTAAGTTGGTGAAATAACCACTCCAGGAAAAAGCAATGTAAATGTTTCCGATAGAGTATTCCATCAATAGCGCCCAACCGATTATCCAGGCAAACAATTCGCCAAAAGACACATAGGCATAAGTGTAAGCACTGCCTGAAACCGGTACACGGGAGGCAAATTCGGCATAGCACATAGCAGTGAAACCGCAGGCAATCGCACAAATGATGTACAAGAAAACCACACCCGGACCGCCTGAAAAGCAAGCATTACCAATAGCGCTAAAGGTTCCGCCACCAATGATGGCCGCTATACCGAAGAAGGTTAAATCTTTTACAGTAAGTACTTTATTTAAACCCGAATGTTCTCCGTCGCCACCTTCTTTAAGAATTACTGACGTCGATTTTTTTCGGAACAGATTGGATAATGACATGGTTTTATCAAGGTTATGTTAAGTAAAAAACAAATATAAGATAAGATAACAAAAATCATGTTTTTAATCTGAATTTTTAAATACGTTTGTCTTGAATTTTGGTCAAAGTATGAGATGTTAACCCATTTAAAAAATATAATCAAAGGTGCTTTTTTTAATGCTAGTAACAGAGTACTTTTGCACCACGAAAAAAAATAACATTTAAACCATACACATTATGTCATTAGTAGGTAAAAAATTCCCCAACATTACTGTAGATGCCATCTCTCACAAGGGAGAAAATCTGAGAATCAACGTGCTTGAAGAAGCCACCAAAAACAACAAGAAAGTACTTTTATTTTGGTACCCGAAAGACTTTACTTTCGTATGTCCGACGGAATTACACGCTTTTCAAACTGCTTTAGTTGAGTTCGAAAACAGAAATACTATCGTAATCGGTGCTTCTTGTGATACCAATGAAGTGCACTTTGCTTGGTTAAATACGGCTAAAAATAACGGCGGAATTGAAGGAATAACTTATCCGTTATTGGCTGATACCACCAGAAATTTATCCGCTGCTTTAGATATTTTAGACGCGGAATGGGTTTATGATGCCGAGTTGAACGATGAAATATTAGAAGGTTCCAATGTGACTTTCAGAGCGACTTACCTAATTGACGAAACTGGTAAAATTTTCCACGAAAGTGTAAACGATATGCCATTAGGAAGAAACGTAAACGAGTATTTGAGATTAATTGATGCTTATGCGCATGTACAAACTGTTGGTGAAGTTTGTCCGGCCAACTGGCAAAAAGGAGAAGACGCTATGACTGCTGACCGTTTAAGTACTGCTGCTTATTTAAGTCAAAACTAGTTAGCCATTGAATGATAACAAAAACGTCCCGATTATCGGGACGTTTTTTTATGGTGTGAAGACTGTTTTGTAATTATCCCAATAGCGCCAAATTAAGAACAGATTCCCTAAGAAAAGGGCTGCTGCAATCGGCAATTTTTCGGGTGACATGAAATAATTGATTAATAAGATATTCAACGTAACCGGCAAAACAACAATATTCGCCAAAGTTACATATCTACCTATGACAAATGCCAAACCGCATAACAATTCAACTCCTTTGGCTAAAGGAATCAAATAAACAGAAGCTACTAAACCGGTGTTGAAAGCTTTAAAATTTCCGGTGGCTTCGGTTTCGGGTGCTAATTTCAAAAAGAAACTGATTGAGGCAAACAATAAAAATAATCCAATAAGTACTCGAATAATAAGGGTAGCGATTTTCATAAATGTTGAAGTTTTTTGGTTGGTCTATCAAAGTTAAACAAAAAAATACCAAAAGCCAAACTAATGGTATTTATTTAAAAGTCAATTGACTAAGGTCTATTTCTTAATAAATCGCTTGTATCCGAGATAGCCTAAACCTCCAATTAAAATCAATGCCCAAAGTTGGGTCACAAAAGCAATAATTCCCTCTAACATAAACCAGCCTGTTTTTAAACTGTCCCAAATTTGCAAACCAATATGCGGTCGATAGGCATTGCTGTTTTTCTCGTTGAATACCAATTCCTTTTTCACCGTTTCTCTTTGGTACAAATACAAAGTCACCGTGCTGAAATTTACCTGATCTTCTAACGATAAATTTTTAATGATTTGCTCATCGCTTTCGGTTTCGCGGTCGAGCACTTTGTCCTCGGCGTTGGTAATGTCGTTGATCTTTTTGCCTTTGGAATCAATGCCTTTTTCCAAACGTTGCTGGCTTTTGGTCAACCGTTTTTGCGCCAGTTTATTCGATAACAATTGCAAAGCCACATCATCCGCTTTGATCAATCGACTGTCGAGGAAATCAACTTCTTTCGCTAAGGAAGTCAATACCGTGTCCAATTGCGTATTCGGAACGCGAAGGGTAATGGTGTTGTCAACGGTATATTTGGTCGTTTCCAAAATGCTGTCCTGACTTACCTGAGTTTCGTCGTGTTCGTTGACCGTGCTTTTTAAATCAGTAAAAGTGACAAAACCACCGTGTTTGCTAACGATGCTTTCAATGGCATAAGTCGATTTGGCTACGTTTTTAACCTTGAATTTTAAATCGGCTGTTCGGACAAACTTTCGGTTAGATTCTTTTTTTTCAACCGCAGCGTTAGAAGAAGTGCTTACAGCAGTTGTGTCGGCGGCAACATTCATTTCTGTTGCGGTATTATCTTCCGCTTCCGCTTGTTTGCACGCAAAGGCAATTCCTAATAGTAGTAATGCCAAACTTAGTTTTGATAAGTGTTTCATGTTTCATTCATTTTAATTAGTTATTAATAGTTACAATTCCAATACGTATTATTTTTTGAGCAGGTCGGAGTAGTTTTCTATCAATAGCTTTAAATGAATTACTGGTTAAACGTTATTTTTAGTCCTACTAAAAAGCGTGCCAAATTTTCGCCTTTGTTCGTTCGTTCCGAGAATTATTTTTATCGTAATTTTGAAAGCCATTAAAAAAAGTTTCCTTGAGAACTATTATTACCCAAAGAATTGAACAGATCGATACTTTTAAGAGCCAATTATTGGCTTGGTCACAACAGTTTCGAGAAGTAGTTTTTTTGGATTCCAATGATTATCAGCAAAAGTATTCAAGCTATGATTGTGTCTTAGCTGTTGATGCTTTTACTTCAATAAAAACAGACCATCACAACGCTTTTGAAGAGGTAAAACAATACCAACAACAAACCAAAGATTGGTTGTTCGGTTATTTGTCTTATGATTTAAAAAATGATACGGAAGCCTTGCAATCCAATAATTTTGACGGTTTAGATTTTCCGGATTTATTTTTTTTTCAACCCAAAAAATTATTTTTGTTAAAAGGCGATGAAGTAAGCATTCATTACCTCCGAATGTGTGATGATGAAATGGAATCTGATATCGAAGAAATCCTAACTTACCAACAACCGACAACCGACAACCGACAACCCAAAATAGAACAACGCATCTCCAAAGAAAGCTACATCGCCAAAGTCACCGAAATGCTTTCCCACATTCACCGCGGCGATATTTACGAAGCCAATTTTTGTATGGAGTTTTATGCCGAAAACGCTAAGATTGACACGTTAGCCATATATCAAAAACTAAATAACATCTCGCATCCGCCATTTGCCGCTTATTTTAAAAACAACCACCAATATTTGCTTTGCGCTTCACCCGAACGTTATTTGCGTAAAGAAGCTGATAAAGTTATTTCCCAACCCATAAAAGGCACAGCCAAGCGTTATGCGGAAAAAGATTTAGACGAAAAATCAAAAACCGATTTGGCCCAAAACCCAAAAGAACGCTCGGAAAACATTATGATAGTCGATTTAGTCCGAAACGATTTATCACACACCGCCACCAAAGGTTCGGTTGCCGTAGAAGAGCTTTGTGGTATTTATTCTTTTGAGCAAGTGCATCAAATGATTTCGACTTTGGTTTCGACTGTTGATCATTCAATGTCGCCTGTAGAAATCCTCCGAACGACTTTCCCTATGGGCAGCATGACAGGTGCACCCAAAATCTCCGCCATGAAAATCATCGAAGAACTGGAAGAAACCAAACGCGGTTTATACAGCGGTGCCGTTGGCTATTTTACCCCAAATAACGATTTCGATTTCAATGTCGTTATCCGAAGCATTTTATACAATTCCAAAAACGAATATTTGTCTTTTTCCGTTGGTAGCGCCATTACTTCGCAAGCAGTTCCTGAACAAGAGTACGAAGAGTGTTTGCTGAAAGCCAAAGCGATGTTTGAGGTTTTGAGTTAAGGGATAAGGGAAAAGGGAAAAGTTTTAAATTTAGAGATATGACAAGTTATAGAGATTTAATTGTTTGGCAGAAATCGATGAGTTTGGTAACATTGATTTATAAATTGGTTGCTGACTTACCGGTGAATGAAAAGTATGGATTGATTCCACAAATTAAGAGAAGTGCGATTTCTATTCCTTCCAATATTGCTGAAGGTTACGGAAGAAATTATAGAAAAGATTATTCGAGATTTTTACAAATTGCTCGTGGTTCATTATTTGAAAACCAAACTCAATTGGAAATAGCTGTTAATTTAGATTTTGTAAAGGTTAATGATTTAGAAGAAATCAAAGAACTTTCCGTTGAAGTCGAAAAAATGTTAAATTCGTTGATTAAAAAGCTAGAGGAATAACTTATCCCTTTTCCCTAATCCCTTTTGACTTAAAATATGCTATCAAAATTCCAAAACCACATCGATACAAACCTTCCTTTTCTAAAGGGAAAGAAATTGCTATTAGCTACAAGCGGTGGTATTGACAGCATGGTTTTGGTAAATCTTTGTTGTCAATCTAAACTTGATTTTGCCGTAGCACATTGTAATTTCCAATTGCGTGGAGAAGAAAGTAACGAAGACGAAAATTTTGTAAAATCTCAAGCAGAAAAATTACAAATTCCAATATTCATTCAAAGATTCGACACCAAAGCTTTCGCCGAACAAAACAAGCTTTCCATTCAAGTGGTCGCTCGAAACCTTCGTTATGAGTGGTTTTACACACTTTTAGCCAACCATAATTTTGATTACATCCTAACGGCGCATCATCTCGATGACAGTTTGGAAACCTTTTTAATCAATTTTACACGTGGTTCAGGAATTGAGGGTTTGACGGGAATTCCCGAGCAAAACGATAAAATTGTTCGGCCTTTATTAGCCTTTTCGAGAAATGACATTGAAGCTTTCGCCAAAGAAAATCTAATCACTTGGCGTGAAGACAGTAGCAATGCCTCGGATAAATATTTGCGTAATAAATTGCGCCACGATGTGATTCCGATTCTGAAAGAACTGAATCCGAGTTTGTTGTCGTCTTTTGAAAATACGATTACGCATTTGAAACAAACCCAATCATTGGCACAAGATGCGGCTAATAATTTGTACCAAAAAGTAGTCAGTGAAGAAGAGAACCACACGGTTATTGACATACCCAACTTGCTTAAATACCGAAATTACAAAGCCTATTTGTTCGAATGGCTGCAACCTTTTGGCTTTGCCGATTGGTCTTCGGTTTATGATTTAATCAAGGCCCAATCCGGGAAGCAAGTTTTGTCAAACACGCACATTCTCTTGAAAAACAGGGATTCTTTGTTGTTATTCCCAAAGCAAAATACCACAAGCGATGAAATGTTTTGGATTCAAAAAGGGCAAACCGAAGTTAAAATTCCCTTAAAACTTAGCTTTTGTAACGTAAGTGACATTTCACTTCAATCAACTAATGTTATCTTTGTCGATGAAGATTTGTTACAATTTCCTTTAACGCTTCGCCGTTGGCAAGAAGGAGATATTTTTCAACCCTTTGGCATGACCGGGAAAAAGAAATTGAGCAAGTATTTCAAAGATGAAAAGTTCTCTTTGCCGGAGAAAGCCAATATTTGGTTGCTCTGTTCCGATGATAAAATCGTTTGGATAGTAGGGAAAAGACAAGATGAACGGTTTAAAATAACAGCAAACACAACTAAAATTTTAAAAATAAACTACACTAACTAATGAAGAAAGTACTATTTTTTCTTTTGAGTTTTTTGGCTTTCGCCAATGTCAATGCCCAAATCGTAAATCCCGTAAAATGGAGCAGTAAAGTTGAAAAAATCAGCGACACCGAATTCAATTTGGTGATGGAAGGAAAAATCGAAGACAATTGGCACGTATATTCCCAATTCACTCCGGAAGGCGGACCATTAGCGGCCGAATTCAAATTCAAAGACGCCAAAGGAAACTATGAGTTAGTAGGCAAAGTCAAAGAAAGTCCTTATAAAAAACAATACAA
Protein-coding sequences here:
- a CDS encoding amino acid permease; the protein is MSLSNLFRKKSTSVILKEGGDGEHSGLNKVLTVKDLTFFGIAAIIGGGTFSAIGNACFSGGPGVVFLYIICAIACGFTAMCYAEFASRVPVSGSAYTYAYVSFGELFAWIIGWALLMEYSIGNIYIAFSWSGYFTNLLESFHLHLPEWLTINYKSAQDALLANKPGEGLTAWNTAPTLGGLRIIFDLPAVVINVLITYLVYKGTKESKNFSNAMVYIKLAIILLVIIVGAMYVDIDNWTPFMPNGFGGVMAGVSAVFFAYIGFDAVSTLAEESKNPQRDLPRGMIYSLVICTIVYIILALVLTGMVKYDLLGVSDPLAEIFALKGVKWMLFIVSIAAVVAMTSVMLVFQMGQPRIWMTMSRDGLMPKKFAEIHPKHKTPGFATIVTGLVVGIPIFFTDENFVLDFTSIGTLFAFVLVCGGVLMLSPQSEAELAERATKGKFRIPYINSKYIFPLICLGAFGAVQYFLPTFFPNTFSYSDNFFAENAPMVVFIILCIVMAVLAFLKNLSLIPLLGLISCCYLLTGMAVSNWQWFGIWLVIGLFFYFIYGYKNSKLNKG
- a CDS encoding peroxiredoxin; this translates as MSLVGKKFPNITVDAISHKGENLRINVLEEATKNNKKVLLFWYPKDFTFVCPTELHAFQTALVEFENRNTIVIGASCDTNEVHFAWLNTAKNNGGIEGITYPLLADTTRNLSAALDILDAEWVYDAELNDEILEGSNVTFRATYLIDETGKIFHESVNDMPLGRNVNEYLRLIDAYAHVQTVGEVCPANWQKGEDAMTADRLSTAAYLSQN
- a CDS encoding DoxX family protein, producing MKIATLIIRVLIGLFLLFASISFFLKLAPETEATGNFKAFNTGLVASVYLIPLAKGVELLCGLAFVIGRYVTLANIVVLPVTLNILLINYFMSPEKLPIAAALFLGNLFLIWRYWDNYKTVFTP
- a CDS encoding DUF4349 domain-containing protein — its product is MKHLSKLSLALLLLGIAFACKQAEAEDNTATEMNVAADTTAVSTSSNAAVEKKESNRKFVRTADLKFKVKNVAKSTYAIESIVSKHGGFVTFTDLKSTVNEHDETQVSQDSILETTKYTVDNTITLRVPNTQLDTVLTSLAKEVDFLDSRLIKADDVALQLLSNKLAQKRLTKSQQRLEKGIDSKGKKINDITNAEDKVLDRETESDEQIIKNLSLEDQVNFSTVTLYLYQRETVKKELVFNEKNSNAYRPHIGLQIWDSLKTGWFMLEGIIAFVTQLWALILIGGLGYLGYKRFIKK
- a CDS encoding anthranilate synthase component I family protein; translation: MRTIITQRIEQIDTFKSQLLAWSQQFREVVFLDSNDYQQKYSSYDCVLAVDAFTSIKTDHHNAFEEVKQYQQQTKDWLFGYLSYDLKNDTEALQSNNFDGLDFPDLFFFQPKKLFLLKGDEVSIHYLRMCDDEMESDIEEILTYQQPTTDNRQPKIEQRISKESYIAKVTEMLSHIHRGDIYEANFCMEFYAENAKIDTLAIYQKLNNISHPPFAAYFKNNHQYLLCASPERYLRKEADKVISQPIKGTAKRYAEKDLDEKSKTDLAQNPKERSENIMIVDLVRNDLSHTATKGSVAVEELCGIYSFEQVHQMISTLVSTVDHSMSPVEILRTTFPMGSMTGAPKISAMKIIEELEETKRGLYSGAVGYFTPNNDFDFNVVIRSILYNSKNEYLSFSVGSAITSQAVPEQEYEECLLKAKAMFEVLS
- a CDS encoding four helix bundle protein, translated to MTSYRDLIVWQKSMSLVTLIYKLVADLPVNEKYGLIPQIKRSAISIPSNIAEGYGRNYRKDYSRFLQIARGSLFENQTQLEIAVNLDFVKVNDLEEIKELSVEVEKMLNSLIKKLEE
- the tilS gene encoding tRNA lysidine(34) synthetase TilS, with product MLSKFQNHIDTNLPFLKGKKLLLATSGGIDSMVLVNLCCQSKLDFAVAHCNFQLRGEESNEDENFVKSQAEKLQIPIFIQRFDTKAFAEQNKLSIQVVARNLRYEWFYTLLANHNFDYILTAHHLDDSLETFLINFTRGSGIEGLTGIPEQNDKIVRPLLAFSRNDIEAFAKENLITWREDSSNASDKYLRNKLRHDVIPILKELNPSLLSSFENTITHLKQTQSLAQDAANNLYQKVVSEEENHTVIDIPNLLKYRNYKAYLFEWLQPFGFADWSSVYDLIKAQSGKQVLSNTHILLKNRDSLLLFPKQNTTSDEMFWIQKGQTEVKIPLKLSFCNVSDISLQSTNVIFVDEDLLQFPLTLRRWQEGDIFQPFGMTGKKKLSKYFKDEKFSLPEKANIWLLCSDDKIVWIVGKRQDERFKITANTTKILKINYTN